One genomic segment of Centropristis striata isolate RG_2023a ecotype Rhode Island chromosome 13, C.striata_1.0, whole genome shotgun sequence includes these proteins:
- the tom1 gene encoding target of Myb protein 1 isoform X1 — protein sequence MEFLLGNPFSTPVGQRIESATGSSLPSEDWALNMEICDMINSSEEGPRDAVRAIKKRIVGNKNFKEVMLTLTVLETCVKNCGYRFHILVTTRDFVEGVLVRSIIPRNNPPLVLHDRVLSIVQAWADAFRSSPDLTGVVSVYEDLRRKGLEFPMTELDGYSPVQGPKKQTVPGNGPAVTSLPAALLSSKPPLIPPQTSELKLALEGNNAFTPSQIKMLKTELGVVRSNLTMMSDMMSQLDPVTVKQADMELLEQLYTVCKEMQDRIVKIVPRLSEEKLIEELLAANDEMNTAFTRYHRFERRIPNGQNAAEKSHTYVNLTDLNLTPESISQSGLALVTSDSSLSLSKADSLSSQMARLSTSESDDALSQNMNVSTKLRPSAQNEVAVDGLAQAPDSRLHNAVTEDSPTSTRSSSPKLDWMIKRGMIPINQSTVMDDIEKWLELDDEYDDFEDSDGVTSEEFDRFLAGRAKAAERLPSVRASSQDTNHSES from the exons ATGGAGTTTTTACTGGGGAATCCGTTCAGCACGCCGGTGGGGCAGCGGATAG AGAGTGCGACCGGCTCCAGCCTGCCATCAGAAGACTGGGCCCTCAACATGGAGATCTGCGACATGATCAACAGCTCAGaagaagg ACCCAGAGATGCAGTCAGAGCCATAAAGAAAAGGATTGTGGGGAACAAGAACTTCAAAGAGGTTATGCTGACGCTCACT GTCCTGGAGACGTGTGTGAAGAACTGCGGCTACAGGTTTCACATCCTGGTGACGACGCGTGATTTTGTCGAGGGGGTTCTGGTTCGGTCGATCATCCCGAGAAACAACCCTCCATTAGTGCTGCATGACAGAGTGCTCAGCATCGTGCAG GCGTGGGCCGACGCATTCCGGAGCTCACCTGACCTGACGGGTGTGGTGTCCGTGTACGAAGACCTGCGGAGGAAGGGACTTGAGTTCCCCATGACAGAGCTGGACGGTTACTCACCCGTCCAAGGCCCTAAAAAG CAGACTGTGCCTGGGAATGGGCCTGCTGTCACTTCTCtgcctgctgctctgctctcttcCAAACCTCCGCTCATCCCACCACAGACTTCTGAGCTAAAGCTGGCCCTAGAGGGAAACAATGCCTTCACTCCCAGCCAG ATAAAAATGCTGAAGACAGAGCTGGGAGTGGTTCGCAGCAACCTAACCATGATGTCAGACATGATGAGTCAGCTCGATCCTGTCACGGTAAAACAAGCAGACATGGAGCTGCtggag CAGTTATACACAGTATGTAAGGAAATGCAAGACAGGATAGTGAAGATCGTCCCCAGACTCAGTGAGGAGAAGCTGATTGAAGAGTTGCTGGCAGCTAATGATGAGATGAACACCGCTTTTACTCGCTACCACAG GTTTGAAAGACGAATACCAAATGGGCAAAACGCAGCAGAGAAG AGTCACACATACGTCAACCTAACAGACCTCAACTTGACACCCGAGTCCATCAGCCAATCAGGGCTCGCATTAGTTACCAGTGACAGCTCACTCAGTCTGTCAAAAGCGGACAGCTTGTCAAGTCAGATGGCAAGACTTA GTACAAGTGAATCAGATGACGCTTTATCACAGAATATGAATGTCTCAACTAAACTAAGACCAAG TGCACAGAATGAAGTTGCAGTGGACGGCCTGGCTCAGGCTCCAGACAGCAGACTGCACAACGCTGTAACG GAGGACAGCCCAACCTCCACCCGCAGCTCCTCACCAAAGTTAGATTGGATGATTAAAAGGGGAATG ATTCCTATAAACCAGTCGACTGTAATGGATGATATTGAGAAATGGCTGGAGCTCGATGATGAG TATGATGACTTTGAAGACTCAGACGGTGTGACGAGTGAAG agTTTGACAGGTTTTTGGCAGGACGAGCAAAAGCGGCGGAGCGTCTGCCATCAGTGAGAGCTTCTTCACAGGACACCAACCACTCCGAGTCTTAA
- the tom1 gene encoding target of Myb protein 1 isoform X5 yields MEFLLGNPFSTPVGQRIESATGSSLPSEDWALNMEICDMINSSEEGPRDAVRAIKKRIVGNKNFKEVMLTLTVLETCVKNCGYRFHILVTTRDFVEGVLVRSIIPRNNPPLVLHDRVLSIVQAWADAFRSSPDLTGVVSVYEDLRRKGLEFPMTELDGYSPVQGPKKQTVPGNGPAVTSLPAALLSSKPPLIPPQTSELKLALEGNNAFTPSQIKMLKTELGVVRSNLTMMSDMMSQLDPVTVKQADMELLEQLYTVCKEMQDRIVKIVPRLSEEKLIEELLAANDEMNTAFTRYHRFERRIPNGQNAAEKSHTYVNLTDLNLTPESISQSGLALVTSDSSLSLSKADSLSSQMARLSTSESDDALSQNMNVSTKLRPSAQNEVAVDGLAQAPDSRLHNAVTIPINQSTVMDDIEKWLELDDEYDDFEDSDGVTSEEFDRFLAGRAKAAERLPSVRASSQDTNHSES; encoded by the exons ATGGAGTTTTTACTGGGGAATCCGTTCAGCACGCCGGTGGGGCAGCGGATAG AGAGTGCGACCGGCTCCAGCCTGCCATCAGAAGACTGGGCCCTCAACATGGAGATCTGCGACATGATCAACAGCTCAGaagaagg ACCCAGAGATGCAGTCAGAGCCATAAAGAAAAGGATTGTGGGGAACAAGAACTTCAAAGAGGTTATGCTGACGCTCACT GTCCTGGAGACGTGTGTGAAGAACTGCGGCTACAGGTTTCACATCCTGGTGACGACGCGTGATTTTGTCGAGGGGGTTCTGGTTCGGTCGATCATCCCGAGAAACAACCCTCCATTAGTGCTGCATGACAGAGTGCTCAGCATCGTGCAG GCGTGGGCCGACGCATTCCGGAGCTCACCTGACCTGACGGGTGTGGTGTCCGTGTACGAAGACCTGCGGAGGAAGGGACTTGAGTTCCCCATGACAGAGCTGGACGGTTACTCACCCGTCCAAGGCCCTAAAAAG CAGACTGTGCCTGGGAATGGGCCTGCTGTCACTTCTCtgcctgctgctctgctctcttcCAAACCTCCGCTCATCCCACCACAGACTTCTGAGCTAAAGCTGGCCCTAGAGGGAAACAATGCCTTCACTCCCAGCCAG ATAAAAATGCTGAAGACAGAGCTGGGAGTGGTTCGCAGCAACCTAACCATGATGTCAGACATGATGAGTCAGCTCGATCCTGTCACGGTAAAACAAGCAGACATGGAGCTGCtggag CAGTTATACACAGTATGTAAGGAAATGCAAGACAGGATAGTGAAGATCGTCCCCAGACTCAGTGAGGAGAAGCTGATTGAAGAGTTGCTGGCAGCTAATGATGAGATGAACACCGCTTTTACTCGCTACCACAG GTTTGAAAGACGAATACCAAATGGGCAAAACGCAGCAGAGAAG AGTCACACATACGTCAACCTAACAGACCTCAACTTGACACCCGAGTCCATCAGCCAATCAGGGCTCGCATTAGTTACCAGTGACAGCTCACTCAGTCTGTCAAAAGCGGACAGCTTGTCAAGTCAGATGGCAAGACTTA GTACAAGTGAATCAGATGACGCTTTATCACAGAATATGAATGTCTCAACTAAACTAAGACCAAG TGCACAGAATGAAGTTGCAGTGGACGGCCTGGCTCAGGCTCCAGACAGCAGACTGCACAACGCTGTAACG ATTCCTATAAACCAGTCGACTGTAATGGATGATATTGAGAAATGGCTGGAGCTCGATGATGAG TATGATGACTTTGAAGACTCAGACGGTGTGACGAGTGAAG agTTTGACAGGTTTTTGGCAGGACGAGCAAAAGCGGCGGAGCGTCTGCCATCAGTGAGAGCTTCTTCACAGGACACCAACCACTCCGAGTCTTAA
- the tom1 gene encoding target of Myb protein 1 isoform X4, translating to MEFLLGNPFSTPVGQRIESATGSSLPSEDWALNMEICDMINSSEEGPRDAVRAIKKRIVGNKNFKEVMLTLTVLETCVKNCGYRFHILVTTRDFVEGVLVRSIIPRNNPPLVLHDRVLSIVQAWADAFRSSPDLTGVVSVYEDLRRKGLEFPMTELDGYSPVQGPKKTVPGNGPAVTSLPAALLSSKPPLIPPQTSELKLALEGNNAFTPSQIKMLKTELGVVRSNLTMMSDMMSQLDPVTVKQADMELLELYTVCKEMQDRIVKIVPRLSEEKLIEELLAANDEMNTAFTRYHRFERRIPNGQNAAEKSHTYVNLTDLNLTPESISQSGLALVTSDSSLSLSKADSLSSQMARLSTSESDDALSQNMNVSTKLRPSAQNEVAVDGLAQAPDSRLHNAVTEDSPTSTRSSSPKLDWMIKRGMIPINQSTVMDDIEKWLELDDEYDDFEDSDGVTSEEFDRFLAGRAKAAERLPSVRASSQDTNHSES from the exons ATGGAGTTTTTACTGGGGAATCCGTTCAGCACGCCGGTGGGGCAGCGGATAG AGAGTGCGACCGGCTCCAGCCTGCCATCAGAAGACTGGGCCCTCAACATGGAGATCTGCGACATGATCAACAGCTCAGaagaagg ACCCAGAGATGCAGTCAGAGCCATAAAGAAAAGGATTGTGGGGAACAAGAACTTCAAAGAGGTTATGCTGACGCTCACT GTCCTGGAGACGTGTGTGAAGAACTGCGGCTACAGGTTTCACATCCTGGTGACGACGCGTGATTTTGTCGAGGGGGTTCTGGTTCGGTCGATCATCCCGAGAAACAACCCTCCATTAGTGCTGCATGACAGAGTGCTCAGCATCGTGCAG GCGTGGGCCGACGCATTCCGGAGCTCACCTGACCTGACGGGTGTGGTGTCCGTGTACGAAGACCTGCGGAGGAAGGGACTTGAGTTCCCCATGACAGAGCTGGACGGTTACTCACCCGTCCAAGGCCCTAAAAAG ACTGTGCCTGGGAATGGGCCTGCTGTCACTTCTCtgcctgctgctctgctctcttcCAAACCTCCGCTCATCCCACCACAGACTTCTGAGCTAAAGCTGGCCCTAGAGGGAAACAATGCCTTCACTCCCAGCCAG ATAAAAATGCTGAAGACAGAGCTGGGAGTGGTTCGCAGCAACCTAACCATGATGTCAGACATGATGAGTCAGCTCGATCCTGTCACGGTAAAACAAGCAGACATGGAGCTGCtggag TTATACACAGTATGTAAGGAAATGCAAGACAGGATAGTGAAGATCGTCCCCAGACTCAGTGAGGAGAAGCTGATTGAAGAGTTGCTGGCAGCTAATGATGAGATGAACACCGCTTTTACTCGCTACCACAG GTTTGAAAGACGAATACCAAATGGGCAAAACGCAGCAGAGAAG AGTCACACATACGTCAACCTAACAGACCTCAACTTGACACCCGAGTCCATCAGCCAATCAGGGCTCGCATTAGTTACCAGTGACAGCTCACTCAGTCTGTCAAAAGCGGACAGCTTGTCAAGTCAGATGGCAAGACTTA GTACAAGTGAATCAGATGACGCTTTATCACAGAATATGAATGTCTCAACTAAACTAAGACCAAG TGCACAGAATGAAGTTGCAGTGGACGGCCTGGCTCAGGCTCCAGACAGCAGACTGCACAACGCTGTAACG GAGGACAGCCCAACCTCCACCCGCAGCTCCTCACCAAAGTTAGATTGGATGATTAAAAGGGGAATG ATTCCTATAAACCAGTCGACTGTAATGGATGATATTGAGAAATGGCTGGAGCTCGATGATGAG TATGATGACTTTGAAGACTCAGACGGTGTGACGAGTGAAG agTTTGACAGGTTTTTGGCAGGACGAGCAAAAGCGGCGGAGCGTCTGCCATCAGTGAGAGCTTCTTCACAGGACACCAACCACTCCGAGTCTTAA
- the tom1 gene encoding target of Myb protein 1 isoform X2, whose amino-acid sequence MEFLLGNPFSTPVGQRIESATGSSLPSEDWALNMEICDMINSSEEGPRDAVRAIKKRIVGNKNFKEVMLTLTVLETCVKNCGYRFHILVTTRDFVEGVLVRSIIPRNNPPLVLHDRVLSIVQAWADAFRSSPDLTGVVSVYEDLRRKGLEFPMTELDGYSPVQGPKKTVPGNGPAVTSLPAALLSSKPPLIPPQTSELKLALEGNNAFTPSQIKMLKTELGVVRSNLTMMSDMMSQLDPVTVKQADMELLEQLYTVCKEMQDRIVKIVPRLSEEKLIEELLAANDEMNTAFTRYHRFERRIPNGQNAAEKSHTYVNLTDLNLTPESISQSGLALVTSDSSLSLSKADSLSSQMARLSTSESDDALSQNMNVSTKLRPSAQNEVAVDGLAQAPDSRLHNAVTEDSPTSTRSSSPKLDWMIKRGMIPINQSTVMDDIEKWLELDDEYDDFEDSDGVTSEEFDRFLAGRAKAAERLPSVRASSQDTNHSES is encoded by the exons ATGGAGTTTTTACTGGGGAATCCGTTCAGCACGCCGGTGGGGCAGCGGATAG AGAGTGCGACCGGCTCCAGCCTGCCATCAGAAGACTGGGCCCTCAACATGGAGATCTGCGACATGATCAACAGCTCAGaagaagg ACCCAGAGATGCAGTCAGAGCCATAAAGAAAAGGATTGTGGGGAACAAGAACTTCAAAGAGGTTATGCTGACGCTCACT GTCCTGGAGACGTGTGTGAAGAACTGCGGCTACAGGTTTCACATCCTGGTGACGACGCGTGATTTTGTCGAGGGGGTTCTGGTTCGGTCGATCATCCCGAGAAACAACCCTCCATTAGTGCTGCATGACAGAGTGCTCAGCATCGTGCAG GCGTGGGCCGACGCATTCCGGAGCTCACCTGACCTGACGGGTGTGGTGTCCGTGTACGAAGACCTGCGGAGGAAGGGACTTGAGTTCCCCATGACAGAGCTGGACGGTTACTCACCCGTCCAAGGCCCTAAAAAG ACTGTGCCTGGGAATGGGCCTGCTGTCACTTCTCtgcctgctgctctgctctcttcCAAACCTCCGCTCATCCCACCACAGACTTCTGAGCTAAAGCTGGCCCTAGAGGGAAACAATGCCTTCACTCCCAGCCAG ATAAAAATGCTGAAGACAGAGCTGGGAGTGGTTCGCAGCAACCTAACCATGATGTCAGACATGATGAGTCAGCTCGATCCTGTCACGGTAAAACAAGCAGACATGGAGCTGCtggag CAGTTATACACAGTATGTAAGGAAATGCAAGACAGGATAGTGAAGATCGTCCCCAGACTCAGTGAGGAGAAGCTGATTGAAGAGTTGCTGGCAGCTAATGATGAGATGAACACCGCTTTTACTCGCTACCACAG GTTTGAAAGACGAATACCAAATGGGCAAAACGCAGCAGAGAAG AGTCACACATACGTCAACCTAACAGACCTCAACTTGACACCCGAGTCCATCAGCCAATCAGGGCTCGCATTAGTTACCAGTGACAGCTCACTCAGTCTGTCAAAAGCGGACAGCTTGTCAAGTCAGATGGCAAGACTTA GTACAAGTGAATCAGATGACGCTTTATCACAGAATATGAATGTCTCAACTAAACTAAGACCAAG TGCACAGAATGAAGTTGCAGTGGACGGCCTGGCTCAGGCTCCAGACAGCAGACTGCACAACGCTGTAACG GAGGACAGCCCAACCTCCACCCGCAGCTCCTCACCAAAGTTAGATTGGATGATTAAAAGGGGAATG ATTCCTATAAACCAGTCGACTGTAATGGATGATATTGAGAAATGGCTGGAGCTCGATGATGAG TATGATGACTTTGAAGACTCAGACGGTGTGACGAGTGAAG agTTTGACAGGTTTTTGGCAGGACGAGCAAAAGCGGCGGAGCGTCTGCCATCAGTGAGAGCTTCTTCACAGGACACCAACCACTCCGAGTCTTAA
- the tom1 gene encoding target of Myb protein 1 isoform X3, whose translation MEFLLGNPFSTPVGQRIESATGSSLPSEDWALNMEICDMINSSEEGPRDAVRAIKKRIVGNKNFKEVMLTLTVLETCVKNCGYRFHILVTTRDFVEGVLVRSIIPRNNPPLVLHDRVLSIVQAWADAFRSSPDLTGVVSVYEDLRRKGLEFPMTELDGYSPVQGPKKQTVPGNGPAVTSLPAALLSSKPPLIPPQTSELKLALEGNNAFTPSQIKMLKTELGVVRSNLTMMSDMMSQLDPVTVKQADMELLELYTVCKEMQDRIVKIVPRLSEEKLIEELLAANDEMNTAFTRYHRFERRIPNGQNAAEKSHTYVNLTDLNLTPESISQSGLALVTSDSSLSLSKADSLSSQMARLSTSESDDALSQNMNVSTKLRPSAQNEVAVDGLAQAPDSRLHNAVTEDSPTSTRSSSPKLDWMIKRGMIPINQSTVMDDIEKWLELDDEYDDFEDSDGVTSEEFDRFLAGRAKAAERLPSVRASSQDTNHSES comes from the exons ATGGAGTTTTTACTGGGGAATCCGTTCAGCACGCCGGTGGGGCAGCGGATAG AGAGTGCGACCGGCTCCAGCCTGCCATCAGAAGACTGGGCCCTCAACATGGAGATCTGCGACATGATCAACAGCTCAGaagaagg ACCCAGAGATGCAGTCAGAGCCATAAAGAAAAGGATTGTGGGGAACAAGAACTTCAAAGAGGTTATGCTGACGCTCACT GTCCTGGAGACGTGTGTGAAGAACTGCGGCTACAGGTTTCACATCCTGGTGACGACGCGTGATTTTGTCGAGGGGGTTCTGGTTCGGTCGATCATCCCGAGAAACAACCCTCCATTAGTGCTGCATGACAGAGTGCTCAGCATCGTGCAG GCGTGGGCCGACGCATTCCGGAGCTCACCTGACCTGACGGGTGTGGTGTCCGTGTACGAAGACCTGCGGAGGAAGGGACTTGAGTTCCCCATGACAGAGCTGGACGGTTACTCACCCGTCCAAGGCCCTAAAAAG CAGACTGTGCCTGGGAATGGGCCTGCTGTCACTTCTCtgcctgctgctctgctctcttcCAAACCTCCGCTCATCCCACCACAGACTTCTGAGCTAAAGCTGGCCCTAGAGGGAAACAATGCCTTCACTCCCAGCCAG ATAAAAATGCTGAAGACAGAGCTGGGAGTGGTTCGCAGCAACCTAACCATGATGTCAGACATGATGAGTCAGCTCGATCCTGTCACGGTAAAACAAGCAGACATGGAGCTGCtggag TTATACACAGTATGTAAGGAAATGCAAGACAGGATAGTGAAGATCGTCCCCAGACTCAGTGAGGAGAAGCTGATTGAAGAGTTGCTGGCAGCTAATGATGAGATGAACACCGCTTTTACTCGCTACCACAG GTTTGAAAGACGAATACCAAATGGGCAAAACGCAGCAGAGAAG AGTCACACATACGTCAACCTAACAGACCTCAACTTGACACCCGAGTCCATCAGCCAATCAGGGCTCGCATTAGTTACCAGTGACAGCTCACTCAGTCTGTCAAAAGCGGACAGCTTGTCAAGTCAGATGGCAAGACTTA GTACAAGTGAATCAGATGACGCTTTATCACAGAATATGAATGTCTCAACTAAACTAAGACCAAG TGCACAGAATGAAGTTGCAGTGGACGGCCTGGCTCAGGCTCCAGACAGCAGACTGCACAACGCTGTAACG GAGGACAGCCCAACCTCCACCCGCAGCTCCTCACCAAAGTTAGATTGGATGATTAAAAGGGGAATG ATTCCTATAAACCAGTCGACTGTAATGGATGATATTGAGAAATGGCTGGAGCTCGATGATGAG TATGATGACTTTGAAGACTCAGACGGTGTGACGAGTGAAG agTTTGACAGGTTTTTGGCAGGACGAGCAAAAGCGGCGGAGCGTCTGCCATCAGTGAGAGCTTCTTCACAGGACACCAACCACTCCGAGTCTTAA
- the tom1 gene encoding target of Myb protein 1 isoform X6 → MEFLLGNPFSTPVGQRIESATGSSLPSEDWALNMEICDMINSSEEGPRDAVRAIKKRIVGNKNFKEVMLTLTVLETCVKNCGYRFHILVTTRDFVEGVLVRSIIPRNNPPLVLHDRVLSIVQAWADAFRSSPDLTGVVSVYEDLRRKGLEFPMTELDGYSPVQGPKKTVPGNGPAVTSLPAALLSSKPPLIPPQTSELKLALEGNNAFTPSQIKMLKTELGVVRSNLTMMSDMMSQLDPVTVKQADMELLEQLYTVCKEMQDRIVKIVPRLSEEKLIEELLAANDEMNTAFTRYHRFERRIPNGQNAAEKSHTYVNLTDLNLTPESISQSGLALVTSDSSLSLSKADSLSSQMARLSTSESDDALSQNMNVSTKLRPSAQNEVAVDGLAQAPDSRLHNAVTIPINQSTVMDDIEKWLELDDEYDDFEDSDGVTSEEFDRFLAGRAKAAERLPSVRASSQDTNHSES, encoded by the exons ATGGAGTTTTTACTGGGGAATCCGTTCAGCACGCCGGTGGGGCAGCGGATAG AGAGTGCGACCGGCTCCAGCCTGCCATCAGAAGACTGGGCCCTCAACATGGAGATCTGCGACATGATCAACAGCTCAGaagaagg ACCCAGAGATGCAGTCAGAGCCATAAAGAAAAGGATTGTGGGGAACAAGAACTTCAAAGAGGTTATGCTGACGCTCACT GTCCTGGAGACGTGTGTGAAGAACTGCGGCTACAGGTTTCACATCCTGGTGACGACGCGTGATTTTGTCGAGGGGGTTCTGGTTCGGTCGATCATCCCGAGAAACAACCCTCCATTAGTGCTGCATGACAGAGTGCTCAGCATCGTGCAG GCGTGGGCCGACGCATTCCGGAGCTCACCTGACCTGACGGGTGTGGTGTCCGTGTACGAAGACCTGCGGAGGAAGGGACTTGAGTTCCCCATGACAGAGCTGGACGGTTACTCACCCGTCCAAGGCCCTAAAAAG ACTGTGCCTGGGAATGGGCCTGCTGTCACTTCTCtgcctgctgctctgctctcttcCAAACCTCCGCTCATCCCACCACAGACTTCTGAGCTAAAGCTGGCCCTAGAGGGAAACAATGCCTTCACTCCCAGCCAG ATAAAAATGCTGAAGACAGAGCTGGGAGTGGTTCGCAGCAACCTAACCATGATGTCAGACATGATGAGTCAGCTCGATCCTGTCACGGTAAAACAAGCAGACATGGAGCTGCtggag CAGTTATACACAGTATGTAAGGAAATGCAAGACAGGATAGTGAAGATCGTCCCCAGACTCAGTGAGGAGAAGCTGATTGAAGAGTTGCTGGCAGCTAATGATGAGATGAACACCGCTTTTACTCGCTACCACAG GTTTGAAAGACGAATACCAAATGGGCAAAACGCAGCAGAGAAG AGTCACACATACGTCAACCTAACAGACCTCAACTTGACACCCGAGTCCATCAGCCAATCAGGGCTCGCATTAGTTACCAGTGACAGCTCACTCAGTCTGTCAAAAGCGGACAGCTTGTCAAGTCAGATGGCAAGACTTA GTACAAGTGAATCAGATGACGCTTTATCACAGAATATGAATGTCTCAACTAAACTAAGACCAAG TGCACAGAATGAAGTTGCAGTGGACGGCCTGGCTCAGGCTCCAGACAGCAGACTGCACAACGCTGTAACG ATTCCTATAAACCAGTCGACTGTAATGGATGATATTGAGAAATGGCTGGAGCTCGATGATGAG TATGATGACTTTGAAGACTCAGACGGTGTGACGAGTGAAG agTTTGACAGGTTTTTGGCAGGACGAGCAAAAGCGGCGGAGCGTCTGCCATCAGTGAGAGCTTCTTCACAGGACACCAACCACTCCGAGTCTTAA
- the gcat gene encoding 2-amino-3-ketobutyrate coenzyme A ligase, mitochondrial, whose translation MSLGKVARSLVKPVRGVLRPSASPLSRSYTSAGAEARAVLENELDGIRAAGTWKAERIITSKQGPSINVDGSRSSILNFCANNYLGLSSHPEVVQAGIDALKRYGAGLSSVRFICGTQDLHKNLEKKLAEFHEREDCILYASCFDANAGLFEVLLGPDDAVLSDELNHASIIDGIRLCRAKRLRYKHMDLSDLENKLKESQSSRMRLVVTDGVFSMDGDVAPLTGICDLAEQYGAMVFIDECHATGFLGPRGRGTDELLGVMDRVHIVNSTLGKALGGAAGGYTVGPKPLIDLLRQRSRPYLFSNSLPPPVVGCSTRAVELLLASNEISQSMTAKTMRFRNKMTQAGFTIAGSAHPICPVMLGDARLASVMADDMLKLGVYVIGFSFPVVPKGKARIRVQISAAHTDEDIDHCVDAFIQTGRKHGVIS comes from the exons ATGTCGCTCGGAAAAGTTGCCCGGAGTTTGGTGAAACCGGTCCGGGGTGTCCTGCGACCCTCGGCCTCGCCTCTGAGCCGGAGCTACACCTCCGCAGGCGCTGAGGCCAGAGCGGTGCTGGAGAACGAGCTCGACGGTATCCGAGCAGCGGGGACGTGGAAAGCGGAGAGGATCATCACGTCAAAGCAGGGACCTTCAATCAACGTGGACGGCAGCCGCAGCA gcatATTGAATTTCTGTGCCAACAACTACCTTGGACTGTCCAGTCACCCAGAGGTGGTGCAGGCAGGGATTGATGCTCTGAAGAGATATGGTGCTGGATTGAGCTCTGTCAGGTTCATCTGTGGCACACAG GATCTACACAAAAATCTGGAAAAGAAGCTGGCTGAGTTTCATGAGAGGGAGGACTGCATCCTCTATGCTAGCTGTTTTGATGCAAACGCTGGACTGTTTGAG GTTCTGTTGGGCCCAGATGACGCAGTGCTGTCCGATGAGCTAAACCATGCCTCCATCATTGATGGGATCCGCTTGTGCAGAGCAAAGAGGCTACGCTACAAACACATGGACCTCAGTGATCTGGAGAACAAGCTCAAAGAGTCTCAG TCGTCTCGGATGCGCCTGGTGGTGACAGATGGAGTCTTCTCTATGGACGGAGACGTGGCTCCGTTAACAGGAATCTGTGACCTGGCTGAACAGTACGGAGCCATGGTGTTTATAGACGAATGCCACGCCACAGGATTCCTGGGGCCTCGGGGCAG AGGAACAGACGAGCTCCTGGGAGTGATGGACAGGGTTCACATTGTAAACTCCACCCTGGGGAAAGCTCTGGGAGGAGCAGCTG GTGGCTACACAGTTGGCCCGAAGCCTCTCATCGACCTGCTGAGGCAGCGCTCACGGCCGTACCTGTTCTCCAATTCACTCCCCCCTCCTGTGGTGGGCTGCTCCACCCGGGCCGTGGAGCTGCTGCTCGCCTCCAATGAGATTTCACAGAGCATGACAGCCAAAACCATGAG GTTCAGGAACAAAATGACGCAGGCGGGCTTCACCATCGCAGGCTCGGCTCACCCCATCTGTCCCGTGATGCTGGGCGACGCACGGCTGGCCTCTGTGATGGCCGATGATATGCTGAAGCTCG GAGTGTATGTGATCGGTTTCTCCTTCCCAGTCGTACCAAAGGGCAAAGCCAGAATCCGCGTTCAGATTTCCGCCGCCCACACAGACGAAGACATCGACCACTGCGTCGACGCTTTCATCCAGACGGGCAGAAAGCACGGAGTCATCTCCTGA